The following nucleotide sequence is from Nitrospira sp..
GGAACAGGGCCGACTCGAAATGGCGATTCCGCAATATCGCGAAGTCATCAAACTGAACCCCTATGATGCCATTGCGCACGCCAACCTGGCCTGTGCCTTGGCGGAGCAGGGCAAGTTCGAACCGGCCCTACAGGCCTATAAAGAAGCGCTCAGGCTGAATCCGCAGGATGCGGAGGTCCACCTCGCCTTGGGGGGCCTGTACGAAACGAAGGGGCGGACGGATCTGGCCATGAAGGAATATCGGGACGCCGTGGAGGCCAACCCGGCCCTGGCGTCCGCCCACACCGCGTTGGGCTGGCTCTTGATGGAAAAGTCGCGGCCTACGGAAGCCATGGAGTGTTTCAATCGAGCGGTGAAAGCCAATCCGGAAGATGCGCAGGCCTACTACGGCATCGGCCGCATCTACGCCGCTCGAGGCAAACGCGAATCCGCCGCCGAAAACTTCTCCAAAGCCATCCGCCTGGAAAAAGATCCCGCCAAGAAAAACGACATCATGAACGCCCTCTTCGCGAGCGGCCAGACCGGGGATTGAGCAGGCCAGAAAGCGTACGTTCTTATTAGCGCGCGGATCGACCGTTCGAAGCGAGATCGCGTGGCTCCAGGTAGGGCACTCTTCTCACTGAGAACATCCCCGGCAAGCGGTTCCCTCAAGGATGCCGGTCAAGCGATTGGTAAGAGCAAGGAGGGTGGAATCGACGGCGTAATTCGTCAGGACAAGTTGGGCTTGGATAATATTTATGTCCAAGCGAAACGGTGGAATGATAAGCCGGTGAGTAGCCCGGACATCGACCAATTCGCAGGCGCGCTTTCCAAGATGAAAGCGAACAAAGGCATTTTTATCACAACCTCCACATTCACTAAAGACGCGCGCGCATCCGTGTATTCCTCACGAATTATCCTCATCGATGGTGCGCAATTAGCGGGGTATATGATTGATCACGATGTGGGGGTGTCGATTGCTTCAACCTATGAAATCAAGAGAGTCGACTCGGATTTCTTCGAGGAGGACATCGAATAAATTCCCTTGTTCCATCCGAACCGTCAGTGGCTTTCAGCACCCTGTGCATGGACTCCGGCTTGACCCTTCCATAGGCCTCGGTTAGTATCCACAATGGTGCCATTACGGAACCATCTGAGAGGAGATTGCCGTGGCAACCTTGACCATCAAAAACATTCCCGAGCCCTTAGTCAAATGTCTCAAACAGCGAGCAGCTGCGCATCGGCGCAGTTTGAACTTTGAGGTCATTTCTTGCCTTGAACAGATGACCCACAGCGTCCCCGTTGATGCGGATGCCTTACTGGCAAGGGCGCGGGCGGTACGCTGTGTTCCTAAAGGCGTTCGACTCAACGATCGTCTGCTTCAGGATCTCAAAACGGCCGGTCGACCATGATTGTGGCGGATACGAATCTGTTGATCTATCTCTATGTCCAAGGCCAGCGGACTCAAGAGAGCGAGGCTGTACTGAGGCAGGATGCGGTGTGGACGGTACCACTGCTGTGGCGCTCAGAGTTTCGGAATGCCTTGGTCGGGCTGATCCGTACAGGCGCGCTTCAGTTGAATGATGCGCTCGCCATGAGCGAGGAAGCAGAACGATGGCTGAACGGATATGAATACAGCGTGCTCTCGCCACATGTGCTGACATTAGCCACTCGGTCTAGTTGTTCCGCCTATGATTGTGAATTCGTGGCTCTTGCCCAGGATTTGGAAGTGCCGTTGGTCACGAGTGATCGTCAGGTTCTGAACGCATTTCCAACGATTGCCGTTTCTCCGTCCGACTTTACGGCCTGATGGGAAAACGGTAGGCGGGGACAAATTCTCTGATGCCGTCTTTTCCAAGGGAAGATTGAGACGCAAACGATAGCGAAGCAGTGACGGAGTCGGTATCAGGATTGCGACGCGTCC
It contains:
- a CDS encoding tetratricopeptide repeat protein, with the protein product MTTFQDQIESAFVAGEWERLGREAAAWAQAVEAAAERNPRPYFALNVTHLLRGQFAEAWRVHAKALQEAEDIETVRQWVESLAARHPANAHLHLVQGLFLAQSGQSEQSVIYYKEAAKLDPQSAYPHYFLAQIHERAAHVEMAIKEYREAVRLDPTFAPARTNLGVAYQEQGRLEMAIPQYREVIKLNPYDAIAHANLACALAEQGKFEPALQAYKEALRLNPQDAEVHLALGGLYETKGRTDLAMKEYRDAVEANPALASAHTALGWLLMEKSRPTEAMECFNRAVKANPEDAQAYYGIGRIYAARGKRESAAENFSKAIRLEKDPAKKNDIMNALFASGQTGD
- a CDS encoding restriction endonuclease — encoded protein: MRTSPASGSLKDAGQAIGKSKEGGIDGVIRQDKLGLDNIYVQAKRWNDKPVSSPDIDQFAGALSKMKANKGIFITTSTFTKDARASVYSSRIILIDGAQLAGYMIDHDVGVSIASTYEIKRVDSDFFEEDIE
- a CDS encoding type II toxin-antitoxin system VapC family toxin codes for the protein MIVADTNLLIYLYVQGQRTQESEAVLRQDAVWTVPLLWRSEFRNALVGLIRTGALQLNDALAMSEEAERWLNGYEYSVLSPHVLTLATRSSCSAYDCEFVALAQDLEVPLVTSDRQVLNAFPTIAVSPSDFTA